A genomic stretch from Tachyglossus aculeatus isolate mTacAcu1 chromosome 19, mTacAcu1.pri, whole genome shotgun sequence includes:
- the FAXC gene encoding failed axon connections homolog isoform X2 — MAGLGPDSWWKKTLYLTGGALLAAAAYLLHELLAIRKEQEVDSKDAIILHQFSRPNNGVPSLSPFCLKMETYLRMADLPYQNYFDGKLSPQGKMPWIEYNREKVSGTEFIIDFLEEKLGVNLNKNLGPHERAVSRAVTKMVEEHFHWTLAYCQWVDNLHETQKMLSFSGPLSNLLKWILCHLTKGIVKREMYGHGIGRFSEEEMYLLMEKDMRSLAGLLGDKKYIMGPKLSTLDATVFGHLAQAMWTLPGTRPERLIKGELINLAMYCERIRRKFWPEWHLDDDNTTYESEESSDGSKVGNSLLRDLSFYSRTETFDDEGAENSVSRTPDTDFTGQSLFDSDVDMDDCTDHEQCK; from the exons GAAGGAGCAAGAGGTTGACTCCAAAGACGCTATAATTTTACATCAGTTTTCCAGACCAAATAACGGCGTTCccagtctgtctcccttctgtttGAAAATGGAAACGTATTTGAGGATGGCCGACTTACCTTACCAG AATTATTTTGATGGAAAGCTTTCACCTCAAGGGAAGATGCCCTGGATCGAATACAACCGGGAAAAGGTGTCTGGCACGGAGTTCATTATCGACTTTCTGGAAGAGAAGCTGGGCGTGAATCTCAACAAGAACTTGGGCCCCCACGAGCGTGCCGTCTCCAGAGCCGTGACCAAGATGGTGGAGGAACATTTCCACTG GACGCTGGCGTATTGCCAATGGGTGGACAACCTGCACGAGACCCAGAAGATGCTGTCCTTCAGCGGCCCCCTGAGCAACCTGCTCAAGTGGATTCTGTGCCACCTGACGAAAGGCATCGTGAAGCGGGAAATGTACGGCCACGGCATCGGCCGCTTCTCGGAGGAGGAGATGTACCTGCTGATGGAGAAGGACATGCGCTCCCTAGCAGGACTCTTGG GTGACAAGAAGTACATCATGGGACCCAAACTGTCCACCCTCGACGCCACCGTCTTTGGACACCTGGCCCAGGCCATGTGGACGTTACCGGGGACGAGGCCCGAGAGATTGATCAAAG GGGAGCTGATTAACCTGGCCATGTACTGCGAGAGGATCCGGAGGAAATTCTGGCCAGAGTGGCACCTCGATGACGACAACACCACGTACGAGTCCGAGGAGAGCAGCGACGGCAGCAAGGTGGGCAACTCCCTGCTGCGGGACCTCAGCTTTTACTCGAGGACAGAGACGTTTGACGACGAAGGGGCGGAGAACAGTGTCTCCCGGACGCCCGACACGGACTTCACGGGCCAGTCGCTCTTCGACTCGGACGTGGACATGGATGACTGCACGGACCACGAACAGTGCAAGTGA
- the FAXC gene encoding failed axon connections homolog isoform X1 yields the protein METYLRMADLPYQNYFDGKLSPQGKMPWIEYNREKVSGTEFIIDFLEEKLGVNLNKNLGPHERAVSRAVTKMVEEHFHWTLAYCQWVDNLHETQKMLSFSGPLSNLLKWILCHLTKGIVKREMYGHGIGRFSEEEMYLLMEKDMRSLAGLLGDKKYIMGPKLSTLDATVFGHLAQAMWTLPGTRPERLIKGELINLAMYCERIRRKFWPEWHLDDDNTTYESEESSDGSKVGNSLLRDLSFYSRTETFDDEGAENSVSRTPDTDFTGQSLFDSDVDMDDCTDHEQCK from the exons ATGGAAACGTATTTGAGGATGGCCGACTTACCTTACCAG AATTATTTTGATGGAAAGCTTTCACCTCAAGGGAAGATGCCCTGGATCGAATACAACCGGGAAAAGGTGTCTGGCACGGAGTTCATTATCGACTTTCTGGAAGAGAAGCTGGGCGTGAATCTCAACAAGAACTTGGGCCCCCACGAGCGTGCCGTCTCCAGAGCCGTGACCAAGATGGTGGAGGAACATTTCCACTG GACGCTGGCGTATTGCCAATGGGTGGACAACCTGCACGAGACCCAGAAGATGCTGTCCTTCAGCGGCCCCCTGAGCAACCTGCTCAAGTGGATTCTGTGCCACCTGACGAAAGGCATCGTGAAGCGGGAAATGTACGGCCACGGCATCGGCCGCTTCTCGGAGGAGGAGATGTACCTGCTGATGGAGAAGGACATGCGCTCCCTAGCAGGACTCTTGG GTGACAAGAAGTACATCATGGGACCCAAACTGTCCACCCTCGACGCCACCGTCTTTGGACACCTGGCCCAGGCCATGTGGACGTTACCGGGGACGAGGCCCGAGAGATTGATCAAAG GGGAGCTGATTAACCTGGCCATGTACTGCGAGAGGATCCGGAGGAAATTCTGGCCAGAGTGGCACCTCGATGACGACAACACCACGTACGAGTCCGAGGAGAGCAGCGACGGCAGCAAGGTGGGCAACTCCCTGCTGCGGGACCTCAGCTTTTACTCGAGGACAGAGACGTTTGACGACGAAGGGGCGGAGAACAGTGTCTCCCGGACGCCCGACACGGACTTCACGGGCCAGTCGCTCTTCGACTCGGACGTGGACATGGATGACTGCACGGACCACGAACAGTGCAAGTGA